In Fusarium musae strain F31 chromosome 7, whole genome shotgun sequence, a single window of DNA contains:
- a CDS encoding hypothetical protein (EggNog:ENOG41~BUSCO:EOG09260THV) encodes MATDTPKLLWNPDNVKDVAESVGISALNEEALKCLAQDVEYRIGQVIVESLRFMRAARRTTLTVNDISLALRALDVEPLYGYDSTRPLRYGEASLGPGQPLFYIEDEEVDFEKLINAPLPKVPRDMGFTAHWLAIEGVQPSIPQNPTTSESRSQELLPKGPGANPALSALAGNDNVSMKPSVKHIVSKELILYFDKIQAAVLDDNPDEEVVRLRQAALGSVRDDPGLHQLIPYFITFIMDRVTHHLDDTFTLKQMMELTNALIENKSLFLDPYASPLSAPALTCLMARKLGTDEGTDALKEQYDLRQLAASLVGRIARKYSASNTLLRPKLTRTCLKYFLDPTKPPAVLYGAIHGLLEAGGPEAIRVLVLRNLQTFDSGILQPLKEKAEGTMDYEMLVQGIVQAVASLADHVESDTNGVNGTANVETEISELKDFIGPIIGGKIASAGNRRLIRTILDARFLD; translated from the exons ATGGCTACCGATACCCCCAAACTGCTCTGGAATCCTGATAATGTCAAGGATGTCGCAGAGTCGGTCGGCATCAGCGCTCTCAATGAAGAAGCGCTCAAGTGCTTGGCACAGGACGTCGAATACCGAATCGGCCAGGTCATCGTAGAATCTCTGCGCTTCATGCGCGCCGCCCGCAGAACAACCCTCACCGTAAACGATATCTCCCTCGCGCTCAGGGCCCTCGACGTAGAGCCCCTCTACGGCTACGACTCTACGCGTCCGCTACGATACGGCGAGGCCAGTCTTGGACCTGGCCAGCCGCTGTTCTacattgaggatgaggaggtggATTTTGAAAAGCTCATCAATGCGCCTCTACCCAAAGTGCCACGCGACATGGGTTTTACAG CGCACTGGCTCGCCATCGAGGGTGTCCAGCCTTCCATCCCTCAGAACCCCACGACCTCGGAATCTCGATCGCAGGAACTCCTCCCCAAGGGGCCTGGTGCGAACCCTGCCTTGTCCGCCCTGGCAGGCAATGACAATGTCTCCATGAAACCATCTGTTAAGCACATTGTGAGCAAGGAGCTCATACTCTACTTTGATAAGATCCAGGCTGCTGTTCTCGACGACAATCCTGACGAAGAAGTGGTTCGCCTACGGCAAGCCGCTCTCGGTTCCGTGAGAGACGACCCTGGTCTGCACCAGCTCATCCCATACTTCATCACCTTTATCATGGACCGAGTAACACATCATCTCGATGACACCTTCACTCTGAAGCAGATGATGGAGCTGACGAATGCTCTCATCGAGAACAAGAGCCTTTTCCTGGATCCCTACGCCAGTCCCCTGTCAGCGCCCGCTCTTACTTGTCTAATGGCGAGGAAATTGGGCACTGATGAAGGAACGGATGCTCTCAAGGAGCAGTATGATCTTCGGCAGCTGGCTGCATCTCTGGTTGGACGAATTGCGCGCAAATATTCTGCTTCCAACACACTCCTGCGACCCAAGTTGACGAGGACATGCCTCAAATACTTTCTCGACCCTACCAAACCCCCTGCGGTTCTCTACGGTGCCATTCATGGTCTGTTGGAAGCAGGAGGTCCAGAGGCAATCCGCGTGCTGGTGCTACGTAACTTGCAGACTTTTGACTCGGGGATTTTACAACCCCTGAAGGAAAAGGCAGAGGGCACAATGGACTACGAGATGCTGGTTCAGGGCATAGTACAAGCTGTGGCTTCGCTGGCAGATCATGTCGAATCAGACACCAACGGAGTCAATGGTACAGCAAATGTCGAGACAGAGATATCCGAACTCAAGGACTTTATCGGGCCCATCATTGGGGGAAAGATTGCCTCTGCGGGTAATCGGAGATTGATCAGGACAATCCTGGATGCTCGATTCTTGGATTAG
- a CDS encoding hypothetical protein (EggNog:ENOG41) — translation MLAQRVGVAALRQGATKPFFAQNIPKAALAAGISTSSPLRAVGSTKVSQQDGHQILVNQRLNRPVSPHLAIYKIEQTWFGSSAWNRITGCTLSATMYGFSLAYLVAPLVGLHLESASIASFAAGLPLAIKGGIKFTLGFPFVYHAISGFKHLLYDAGKGFAKTTIVQADKYIWAASFLGAIGLVAFL, via the exons ATGCTCGCTCAACGTGTTGGCGTCGCCGCTCTTCGTCAAG GCGCGACCAAGCCCTTCTTCGCCCAGAACATCCCCAAGGCTGCTCTCGCTGCTGGAATCTCCACCTCTTCCCCCCTACG CGCTGTCGGCTCTACCAAGGTCTCGCAGCAAGACGGCCACCAGATCCTCGTCAACCAGCGCCTCAACCGTCCCGTCTCTCCCCATCTGGCCATCTACAAGATCGAGCAGACATGGTTCGGTAGCTCCGCCTGGAACCGAATCACCGGCTGCACCCTCTCCGCGACCATGTACGGCTTCTCCCTCGCCTACCTCGTCGCTCCTCTTGTCGGACTCCACCTCGAGAGCGCAAGCATCGCCAGCTTCGCCGCCGGTCTCCCCCTCGCCATCAAGGGCGGCATCAAGTTCACGCTGGGCTTCCCCTTTGTCTACCACGCCATCAGCGGCTTCAAGCACCTCCTGTACGACGCTGGCAAGGGTTTCGCCAAGACGACTATTGTCCAGGCCGACAAGTACATCTGGGCCGCTAGTTTCCTCGGCGCCATTGGCCTGGTTGCTTTCCTGTAG
- a CDS encoding hypothetical protein (EggNog:ENOG41), which yields MSVAVKNPLQTLTNNVKSSSTATMTSTIHRRMSDTSVVIAIAISCTAIVVIFLAAVFFCNWRSRPKSPTDTRGRDHDDSDANSDIELDAMPDGALNHPLVLGSNGAGHVYPVFEATRERHAQY from the exons atGTCAGTGGCAGTCAAGAATCCTCTGCAGACACTCACCAACAACGTCAAGTCCTCG TCAACCGCAACAATGACAAGCACCATCCACCGCCGCATGAGCGATACCAGCGTagtcatcgccatcgccatcagcTGCACcgccatcgtcgtcatcttcctcgcaGCAGTTTTCTTTTGCAACTGGCGCTCTCGTCCCAAGTCACCTACTGATACCCGCGGCCGCGACCATGACGATTCGGATGCCAACTCTGACATCGAACTGGATGCCATGCCTGATGGTGCTCTGAACCATCCTCTTGTGCTGGGGAGCAATGGTGCGGGACATGTTTATCCGGTCTTTGAAGCAACTCGTGAGCGTCATGCTCAGTACTGA
- a CDS encoding hypothetical protein (EggNog:ENOG41~BUSCO:EOG09262C5Z): protein MSRKPPAEPLVVVLGSTGTGKSDLAVELATRLNGEIINADAMQLYNGLPIITNKITAEEQRGIPHHLLGHISLDEQPWDVDDFKREATRTIREIRGRGRLPILVGGSQYYVDPILFKEVILDDIDLDMSKSFPILQESGEVMLHELRKVDPVMADRWHPKDRRKIQRSLEIYLRSGKRASEYYAEQQARKEAAQQDANKQPWENLLFWVYSERDVLRDRLDKRVDKMQTSGLMDEVRELYEFKNKKEAEGQRLDMTKGIWQSIGYKQFEPYLSAVDEGREAAELEKLKSAGLEEMKSATRRYAVYQTRWIRLKQIPRLREIGPEAMNNMYLLDSTDVSAYGQNVVEPAVKLTQQFLKGEEPPLPTEISSLANEVLTQVGNPPPKATPCKRTCEVCHTVLMTEEAWKQHLKSSTHRRVVRKKARTSLVPVEKVPEDIDEGDSGPELGSMFSE, encoded by the exons ATGTCTAGAAAACCTCCAGCAGAACCCCTGGTGGTTGTGCTAGGATCAACGGGCACGGGCAAGTCAGAT CTGGCAGTTGAACTTGCAACTCGGTTGAATGGTGAAATCATCAACGCGGATGCTATGCAGTTGTATAATGGACTGccaatcatcaccaacaaaatCACCGCTGAAGAACAGCGTGGcattcctcatcatcttcttggacATATTTCTTTGGATGAGCAACCatgggatgttgatgatttcaAGAGGGAAGCGACTCGGACAATACGAGAGATTCGTGGCCGAGGACGGTTGCCCATTCTTGTGGGTGGTTCGCAGTATTATGTCGACCCCATACTCTTTAAAGAGGTTATTCTGGATGACATAGACCTGGATATGTCCAAGTCATTTCCAATTCTGCAAGAGTCAGGTGAAGTTATGCTCCATGAGCTACGAAAGGTTGACCCTGTCATGGCCGATCGATGGCACCCCAAGGATCGCCGCAAGATCCAGCGATCCCTGGAGATTTACCTTCGGAGCGGCAAAAGAGCATCCGAATACTATGCCGAGCAACAAGCACGAAAAGAAGCAGCCCAGCAAGACGCCAACAAGCAGCCCTGGGAGAATCTGCTATTCTGGGTCTACTCGGAACGAGATGTCCTGCGAGATCGTCTCGATAAGCGAGTCGATAAGATGCAGACGAGTGGACTCATGGATGAAGTCCGAGAACTTTACGAATTTAAGAATAAAAAGGAGGCGGAAGGCCAGCGTCTCGACATGACAAAGGGGATATGGCAGTCAATTGGATATAAGCAATTCGAGCCATACTTGTCTGCTGTTGACGAGGGGCGAGAGGCTGCAGAGCTTGAGAAATTGAAGAGCGCGGGacttgaagagatgaagTCGGCAACGAGACGATACGCTGTCTATCAGACTCGCTGGATCAGACTGAAGCAAATACCGCGGCTACGTGAGATTGGCCCAGAAGCTATGAACAACATGTATCTTCTGGACAGTACGGATGTCTCTGCATATGGCCAGAACGTCGTTGAGCCGGCGGTCAAGTTAACACAGCAGTTCCTCAAAGGCGAAGAACCTCCATTACCGACTGAGATTTCGTCACTTGCCAACGAAGTTCTCACACAAGTTGGGAATCCTCCACCAAAAGCAACACCATGCAAACGTACATGCGAAGTCTGTCATACAGTGTTAATGACGGAAGAGGCATGGAAGCAGCATTTAAAAAGTTCAACTCATCGACGGGTTGTTCGCAAGAAAGCTAGAACGTCTTTGGTACCAGTGGAAAAAGTGCCCGAGGACATAGATGAAGGAGACTCTGGGCCAGAGCTGGGGTCCATGTTTTCAGAGTGA
- the SEC61 gene encoding translocon subunit (EggNog:ENOG41~BUSCO:EOG092620E4), which translates to MSSLRFLDLVKPFVPFLPEVQQPETKIPFNQKLMWTALTLLIFLVMSQMPLYGIVSSDNSDPLYWLRMVIASNRGTLMELGITPIISSGMVFQLLAGTHMIDVNLDLKSDRELYQTAQKLLAFILSAGTATVYVFSGLYGPPSDLGAGIVFLLILQLVVAGMIVILLDELLQKGYGLGSGISLFIATNICESIMWKAFSPTTINTGRGPEFEGAVIALFHLLMTWPNKQRALQEAFYRQNLPNIMNLLATIAVFAAVIYLQGFRVEIPVKSSRQRGARGSYPVRLFYTSNMPIMLQSALSSNVFLISQMLYSRFSENLLVRLFGVWEAKDGSSQLHATSGLVYYMSPPQNLKEALLDPIHMSAYIVYMLGACALFSKTWIEVSGSSPRDVAKQLKDQGLVMAGHRDQSMYKELKRIIPTAAAFGGACIGALSVTSDLLGALGSGTGTLLAVTIIYGYFEIAAKEGDMAGMKGMIMG; encoded by the exons ATGAGTTCCC TACGATTCCTCGATCTGGTCAAGCCGTTCGTGCCGTTCCTCCCAGAGGTTCAGCAGCCGGAGACCAAGATCCCCTTCAACCAGAAGCTCATGTGGACGGCCCTcaccctcctcatcttcctggTCATGAGCCAGATGCCTCTCTACGGTATCGTCTCCTCCGACAACTCGGATCCTCTATACTGGCTGCGAATGGTCATCGCGAGTAACCGTGGTACACTGATGGAATTGGGTATCACACccatcatctcctctggCATGGTTTTCCAGCTCCTTGCTGGCACCCACATGATCGACGTCAACCTTGACCTCAAGTCCGACCGCGAGCTCTACCAGACCGCCCAGAAGCTTCTGGCCTTTATCCTCTCCGCCGGTACTGCTACTGTCTACGTCTTCTCCGGTCTCTATGGACCTCCCTCCGACCTTGGTGCTGGTATTGTCTTCCTCCTGATCCTCCAGCTCGTTGTTGCCGGTATGATTGTTATCCTCCTCGACGAGCTGCTCCAGAAGGGTTACGGTCTTGGCAGCGGTATCTCTCTGTTCATTGCCACCAACATCTGCGAGTCCATCATGTGGAAGGCTTTCTCTcccaccaccatcaacacTGGCCGTGGTCCCGAGTTTGAGGGTGCTGTCATTGCCCTCTTCCACCTCCTCATGACCTGGCCCAACAAGCAGCGAGCTCTCCAGGAGGCTTTCTACCGCCAGAACCTCCCCAACATCATGAACCTCCTTGCCACCATTGCCGTCTTCGCCGCTGTCATCTACCTCCAGGGTTTCCGCGTCGAGATCCCCGTCAAGTCTTCTCGCCAGCGTGGTGCTCGTGGATCTTACCCCGTCCGCCTGTTCTACACCTCCAACATGCCCATCATGCTGCAGTCCGCTCTTTCTTCCAACGTCTTCCTTATCAGTCAGATGCTCTACTCCCGCTTCTCTGAGAACCTCCTTGTCCGTCTCTTCGGTGTCTGGGAGGCTAAGGATGGTTCTTCTCAGCTCCACGCTACCTCTGGTCTCGTCTACTACATGTCTCCTCCCCAGAACCTGAAGGAGGCTCTTCTCGATCCTATCCACATGAGCGCCTACATCGTCTACATGCTTGGTGCTTgtgctctcttctccaagaccTGGATTGAGGTTTCTGGCTCCAGCCCTCGTGATGTTgccaagcagctcaaggatcAGGGTCTCGTCATGGCTGGTCACCGTGATCAGTCCATGTacaaggagctcaagcgcATCATTCCTACTGCCGCCGCCTTTGGCGGTGCCTGCATTGGTGCGCTCTCCGTCACCAGTGACCTTTTGGGCGCTCTTGGTTCCGGTACCGGTACTCTCCTTGCTGTCAC TATCATCTACGGTTACTTCGAAATCGCCGCCAAGGAGGGTGACATGGCCGGTATGAAGGGCATGATTATGGGCTAA
- the ABC7 gene encoding ABC transporter 7, translating to MGFAQCNGNLWEIDDFSVCFRVDYLQILLPLIALFVSVALLAWTSISRLLSSWPKSKASYQQLASEDRRHSHTDLPPVQVDDSDDDDGLEINGGRLALVKTTTRGSIVQADTPTGQLVSQVVEELAIAGLIAVNILQLIEGSKGRNSRPAAITGLLIWIYVFILSTLRLVLGALKRRGPHLWNHTAFLYSFNWVLSLFLFRSAFLQDDISRTDKITTIVEFAFITLLFLMAMTTRKGNKTVRLEWEDGIEPSREPLASLFSLAVFGWVDAIVYKGWKAPMEMEHVWNLLPKDKAAAVIADYRQMKRTGSLAVHLLKYFKRDLLIQCALAVLAGLFTFAPTLLLKVILEFVEDYNAGLKKQTETNLPINVIWLYVIGLPVVDLIRSYADNQALWIGRKICIRVRALIIGDIYAKALRRKASTGKDKVLLEDKASPAKEDETQNGFVGKIKRALSMKKDDKKASPNDAESAHESIKDDKKEDSGDEQANLGTIINLMSIDSFKISEVTAYLHFLCASAPTQLVIAVVLLWQVMGLSAIPGIIVMVLLLPVNYGLARGFTITSKRILAATDKRTNVTNEVLQNIRIIKYFAWEQRFGRIIDEKRQLELKALRSRFMVWALAVAIWNSVPVLITFFSFLVYTVVEKKPLKPSIAFTAMSLFMLLRVPLDQFGDMFAHVQETKVSIDRVEDFLQEEETDKYIQLGLDNVDDEGVRRIGFNNATLTWGSKDTVAEDSARAFRLMDLDIDFKIGKLNIIAGPTGSGKTSMLMGLLGEMTLLEGGVYCPGGRSREDVHPDPETGLANTIAYVAQSAWLVNANVRENILFSAPFDEQRYRNVIVACALERDLQILDHGDETLVGEKGITLSGGQKQRISLARALYSNSAHLLLDDCLSAVDSHTAQWIFSNCIRGPLMRNRTCILVTHNTTLCVPSSDYVVLLENGRVDIQGPSAEVIASGKLGEEIQKSRPGSANPSRIPSRVPSSVGDDETTVNGQGDALDGVDCSKKDAQNKPKKDAMEETKATGSVKWPVLKLYLQSMGPWWFWIVALFVFISQQVSGLATNLWVRVWANQYVNGTPESKVAPAMYSSTQFNAVGFANVIRLGSAEDLKPLDGSFSAQGHPHGVNAMYYLSILAAIGIAGAMAALFRDLWIFLGSLTASKGIHDRLIASVTRAKFKFFDVTPLGQLMNRFSKDLEAVDQEIAPVAIGVISCGISLMMTVGLIAYITPKFLYAAFGIAILFYLIAAFYLRASRDLKRLEAVQRSPLFQQFGETLSGMTTIRAYGDERRFIRDNLEKINTQSRPFIYLWACNRWLAFRADLVGDLVAFFAGMFLILNLGKTDAGAAGISLSYALSFTESVLWLVRLYAINEQNMNSMERIKEYLDVEQEAEAVIEDSRPPADWPRKGSVEFVGYTTSYRKELSPVLQNITLKIEPQEKVGIVGRTGAGKSSLALAIFRALEADKGKILIDGLEIGSIGLQDLRENITIVPQDPTLFHGTIRSNLDPFDQYTDDQIFAALRRVQLIGPDEPLTSPPTPTQTPGSPSSPTAKTNKNLFLNLQSPVAASGSNLSQGQRQLLCLARAMLKSPTVLVMDEATASIDYATDSKIQETIRELTGTVITIAHRLATIVDYDKVLVLDKGEVVEYAHPWELINNKDGTFRSMCEMSGELDVLLKAAKKKWDSGRLVDVDP from the exons ATGGGGTTTGCGCAGTGCAATGGAAATCTATGGGAGATTGATGACTTCAGCGTCTGCTTCCGAGTAGA CTACCTGCAGATTCTACTCCCTCTGATCGCCCTGTTCGTTTCCGTTGCGCTTTTGGCCTGGACAAGCATCTCCCGCCTCCTCAGCTCATGGCCCAAGTCCAAAGCTAGTTATCAACAGCTTGCAAGCGAGGACCGACGCCACAGCCATACCGATCTTCCTCCCGTGCAGGTTGACGAttctgatgacgatgatggactTGAGATTAACGGCGGTCGATTGGCCCTTGTCAAGACTACTACTCGTGGTTCTATAGTCCAAGCCGACACACCTACTGGACAATTGGTTTCGCAGGTCGTAGAGGAACTTGCCATCGCTGGTCTCATTGCTGTAAACATTCTTCAGCTAATTGAAGGCAGCAAGGGACGTAACAGCCGCCCTGCAGCGATTACTGGTCTACTGATTTGGATCTACGTTTTCATCCTCTCGACTCTGCGTCTGGTGCTTGGTGCTCTGAAACGACGCGGTCCTCATCTCTGGAATCATACAGCTTTTCTCTACAGCTTCAACTGGGTTCTTTCgctctttctttttcgatCCGCCTTCCTCCAAGATGACATTAGCCGAACCGACAAGATCACAACGATTGTGGAGTTTGCATTTATTACACTCCTTTTCTTAATGGCAATGACCACTAGAAAGGGCAACAAAACTGTCCGCTTGGAATGGGAGGACGGAATTGAACCCTCGCGCGAGCCCTTGGCCAGTCTGTTTTCTCTGGCTGTGTTTGGCTGGGTTGATGCGATCGTCTACAAGGGCTGGAAGGCTCCAATGGAAATGGAGCATGTCTGGAACCTGTtgcccaaggacaaggccgCTGCTGTTATTGCTGATTACCGCCAGATGAAACGAACTGGTTCTCTGGCGGTGCATCTGCTCAAGTACTTCAAGCGGGACCTGCTGATTCAATGCGCCCTCGCGGTCCTCGCTGGCCTCTTTACGTTTGCGCCAACCCTTCTTTTGAAGGTGATTCTCGAGTTTGTTGAAGACTACAATGCAGGATTGAAGAAACAAACCGAAACAAACCTACCGATCAATGTCATCTGGCTTTATGTCATTGGCCTTCCTGTAGTCGATTTAATACGTTCATACGCCGATAACCAAGCTCTCTGGATTGGTCGAAAGATCTGCATCCGTGTCCGAGCTCTTATTATCGGCGACATCTATGCCAAAGCGCTGCGTCGCAAGGCTTCCACAGGCAAGGACAAGGTGCTGCTTGAAGATAAAGCTAGCCCCGCCAAGGAAGACGAGACACAGAATGGTTTTGTTGGAAAGATTAAGCGGGCCTTGAGCATGAAGAAGGACGATAAGAAAGCTTCTCCCAACGATGCCGAATCTGCCCACGAGAGTATCAAGGAcgacaagaaagaagatTCTGGCGACGAGCAGGCCAATCTGGGCACCATTATCAACCTCATGTCTATCGACAGTTTCAAGATTTCCGAAGTCACTGCCTACCTGCACTTTCTGTGTGCTTCCGCTCCTACGCAGCTGGTCATTGCCGTTGTACTGCTCTGGCAGGTCATGGGTCTTAGTGCTATCCCtggcatcatcgtcatggtCCTTCTCCTGCCTGTCAACTACGGCCTCGCTCGGGGTTTCACCATCACTTCGAAGAGAATTCTTGCAGCCACCGACAAGCGTACTAATGTCACCAACGAGGTCTTGCAAAACATTCGCATCATCAAGTACTTTGCCTGGGAACAGCGTTTTGGCCGCATCATTGACGAGAAGCGTCAGCTGGAACTCAAGGCTCTGCGTTCGAGGTTCATGGTCTGGGCACTGGCTGTAGCTATCTGGAACTCCGTGCCCGTTCTCAtcaccttcttctcgttcctTGTTTACACGGTCGTTGAGAAAAAGCCCCTGAAACCATCCATCGCCTTTACAGCCATGTCGCTCTTCATGCTCCTCCGTGTCCCGCTGGACCAGTTTGGTGACATGTTCGCCCACGTCCAGGAAACCAAGGTTTCTATCGATCGTGTGGAAGATTTCCttcaggaggaagagaccgACAAGTACATTCAGCTTGGCTTGGATAATGTGGATGATGAAGGTGTAAGACGAATTGGTTTCAACAATGCTACTCTTACGTGGGGTAGCAAAGACACTGTTGCTGAGGATAGTGCCCGTGCTTTCCGACTCATGGATCTGGATATTGATTTCAAGATCGGCAAACTGAACATCATCGCAGGCCCTACAGGTTCTGGAAAGACATCCATGCTGATGGGACTTCTTGGTGAAATGACGCTGCTAGAAGGAGGCGTCTACTGTCCCGGTGGCCGCAGCCGAGAAGATGTTCATCCTGATCCTGAGACTGGTCTCGCCAACACGATCGCCTATGTCGCACAATCTGCTTGGTTGGTTAACGCAAACGTGCGCGAAaacatcctcttctctgcGCCATTTGACGAGCAACGGTACCGCAATGTCATTGTGGCTTGTGCACTGGAACGCGATCTCCAGATTCTCGACCACGGCGACGAAACATTGGTCGGAGAGAAGGGTATCACGCTTTCTGGTGGACAGAAGCAACGTATTTCCCTTGCTCGTGCCCTCTACTCCAACTCTGCCCATCTGCTACTTGACGACTGTCTCAGCGCTGTTGACTCGCACACCGCGCAATGGATCTTTAGCAACTGCATTCGTGGCCCCCTTATGAGAAACCGTACTTGTATCCTCGTCACACACAACACGACCCTTTGTGTTCCCTCTTCCGACTATGTGGTCCTTCTTGAGAATGGCCGAGTTGATATCCAAGGTCCATCAGCTGAGGTTATTGCTTCtggcaagcttggtgaggagATTCAAAAGTCTCGTCCCGGCTCAGCCAACCCCTCGCGCATTCCTTCTCGTGTTCCCTCAAGcgtcggcgatgatgaaacCACTGTTAACGGCCAAGGTGATGCTCTCGATGGTGTGGATTGCTCTAAGAAGGACGCACAGAACAAACCCAAGAAGGATGCCATGGAAGAAACCAAGGCCACTGGGTCAGTCAAGTGGCCCGTTCTCAAGCTGTACCTTCAGTCCATGGGCCCCTGGTGGTTCTGGATTGTCGCCCTCTTCGTCTTTATTTCTCAGCAGGTTTCTGGATTGGCCACCAATCTCTGGGTCCGTGTATGGGCGAACCAGTACGTCAATGGTACACCAGAGTCGAAGGTCGCGCCGGCTATGTACTCTTCTACGCAATTCAATGCTGTCGGCTTTGCCAACGTTATCCGACTCGGCTCTGCGGAAGACCTGAAGCCTCTCGATGGGTCCTTTTCTGCGCAAGGCCACCCGCATGGGGTCAATGCCATGTACTACTTGTCGATTCTCGCTGCTATTGGAATTGCCGGTGCCATGGCAGCTCTCTTCAGAGATCTCTGGATCTTCCTGGGTTCGTTGACGGCATCAAAGGGCATTCACGATCGATTGATAGCATCTGTGACGCGAGCCAAGTTCAAGTTCTTTGATGTCACGCCACTGGGCCAGTTGATGAACCGATTCAGCAAAGATCTGGAGGCGGTCGATCAAGAAATTGCACCTGTGGCAATTGGAGTCATCAGCTGTGGCATTTCTCTGATGATGACGGTTGGCCTGATTGCATACATCACACCCAAGTTCTTGTATGCCGCTTTTGGTATTGCTATTCTGTTCTACCTCATCGCCGCATTCTACCTCCGAGCTTCTCGCGATCTGAAGCGTCTTGAGGCAGTCCAGCGCAGTCCTCTGTTCCAGCAATTTGGAGAAACATTGAGTGGCATGACAACCATTCGAGCTTATGGTGACGAGCGACGATTCATCCGGGACAATCTGGAAAAGATCAACACTCAGAGTCGACCCTTCATTTACCTGTGGGCATGCAATAGATGGCTGGCCTTTAGGGCTGATCTTGTGGGAGACTTGGTAGCTTTCTTTGCCGGCATGTTCCTTATCCTTAACCTTGGTAAGACGGATGCTGGTGCCGCGGGTATTTCCCTGAGCTACGCATTGAGCTTCACCGAGAGTGTGCTGTGGCTTGTACGCCTTTATGCCATTAACGAGCAAAACATGAACTCTATGGAACGCATCAAGGAGTATCTCGACGTTGAGCAAGAGGCAGAAGCTGTTATTGAGGACAGTCGACCTCCAGCAGACTGGCCTCGTAAGGGGTCGGTCGAGTTTGTGGGCTACACCACAAGTTACCGAAAGGAACTCAGCCCTGTCTTGCAGAACATTACGCTCAAGATTGAGCCGCAAGAAAAGGTTGGTATCGTCGGAAGAACAGGTGCAGGCAAGAGTTCTCTGGCCCTGGCCATTTTCCGAGCGCTAGAGGCAGACAAGGGCAAGATTCTCATCGACGGACTTGAGATTGGCAGCATTGGTCTTCAGGATCTCCGAGAGAACATCACTATTGTGCCTCAAGATCCTACACTATTCCACGGCACGATTCGAAGCAACTTGGATCCATTCGATCAATATACAGATGATCAGATCTTTGCGGCGCTTCGACGAGTACAGCTCATTGGTCCTGATGAGCCTCTAACATCACCACCTACGCCGACACAAACACCTGGCTCACCAAGCTCACCAACTGCCAAGACCAACAAGAACCTCTTCTTGAATCTTCAATCGCCAGTCGCGGCATCAGGCTCGAACTTGTCCCAAGGACAGCGCCAGCTTCTGTGTCTTGCTCGAGCCATGCTCAAGTCTCCCACAGTGTTAGTCATGGACGAAGCCACAGCATCCATCGACTACGCCACCGACTCAAAGATCCAAGAAACAATCCGCGAGCTCACAGGCACAGTCATCACAATTGCCCATCGACTAGCGACCATTGTGGACTACGACAAGGTGCTCGTTCTCGACAAGGGTGAGGTGGTGGAATATGCTCACCCATGGGAACTCATCAATAACAAGGATGGTACGTTCCGCAGCATGTGCGAGATGAGTGGTGAGCTGGATGTTCTCCTCAAggcggcgaagaagaagtgggaTTCTGGACGCTTGGTGGATGTTGATCCatag